Genomic DNA from Nocardioides aquaticus:
CCTGGGTCGTGTCCTCGGATCCGGTCGGTGCAGGAGCCGGATGATCCTGCACTTCGTCGGGAGTGGCCGTGGAGTCGCAGGGCGCCTCAGATGTTCCGTCATCCAGAGCCTCTGGCTGCCCCGGTTCCGAGTGAGTGTCGTCCTCGGGCGCCTGCTCGGGGGCGTCGCCGGGGATGGGGTCGTCGTCACCCTGATCGTCGCCCTCCGGTGGTGGTTCAGGCGGGAGCTCATCGTCGCCGAGGACCTGGTCGAGCAGGTCCTCGTCCAGGCCGGGTGCGTCGAACGGGTTGCGCCGGCGCCGGTGGGGGAGCGCCAGCCGAGCCGCCGCCCGGATGTCCTCGCGCGTGACCTCGGTGCGTCCGTGCCAGGCCGCGTGGGCGACGGCGGTGCGGGCGGTCACGATGTCGGCACGCATACCGTCCACGTCGAAGGCTGCACAGACCTCCGCGATCTTCCACAGCGCCTGCTCGGAGAGGTGCACCGTCCCGACGATCTCCTGTGACTTGACGATGCGGGCGGTGAGGGCCCGCTCCGCATCGTCGTACGTCGCCGCGAAGCCATCCGGGTCTGCGTCGTAGGCGAGCCGGCGGCGTACGACGTCGACCCGGACCGCCGGGTCCCGAGAAGCTGCGACCTCGACGGTGAGGCCGAACCGGTCGAGGAGCTGGGGTCGGAGCTCGCCCTCCTCGGGGTTCATCGTGCCGACCAGCACGAAGCGTGCCGCGTGCTCGACCGAGACTCCGTCCCGTTCAACAGTGGATCGGCCCATGGCGGCGGCGTCGAGGAGCAGGTCGACCAGGTGGTCGTGCAACAGGTTGACCTCGTCGACGTACAGGATCCCGCGGTGGGCGCGAGCGAGCAGACCAGGCTCGTACTCGGCACGGCCTTCGGACAGTGCCCGCTCAAGGTGCAGCGACCCGAGCACGCGGTCCTCGGTGACACCGACGGGCAGCTCGACGAGACGCACCGGCCGCGCCTCGGTCTTCGCGTCCGAGGCGAACGGGCCGTCGGGGGAGAGTGTGGTGCTTTCGCGGGGGTCGCTGGAGAACCGGTCCCCGGCCACCACGTCGATGGGGGGCAGGACGGTGGTGAGTGCGCGCACGATCGTGGACTTCGCGGTGCCCTTCTCGCCGCGTACCAGCACCCCGCCGATGTCGGGCGAGATTGTGGTGAGCAGAAGGGCGAGCGCCATGTCGTCGGAACCGACGACGGCAGAAAACGGGTAGTGCTGTGGCATGGGAGGCTCCCGCTCGTCGCCAGTGAATACGTGGGCGCAAGGCCGGTCTTCGGACTTGCTGGCTCGACGTCCGGGGACGCCGTCCAGACCACCGCAGCGGGCCTGTGCCGGATTCTCACCGACTTCCCAGATTCTCCCCTCAGACCGCCCGCTCCGTGTGGGACGTCCGGCACCTCGGGGCACCTCGTGCCTGTCACCGGTCACGATAGCGTGCCGTCGTGTCCTTCTCACTGCCCTCTCGTGTCACTGTCGTCGGCCTCGGTGCAGACGGGGGGGCGGGTCTGCCCGAACCGGCCAGGGCGCGGGTGCCGGTGCCGGCTCCGTGGGGATCGAGTGGATGCGCGCCCACCCCACCTGTACGACTGTCGCCGTCGAGGCCGACCCCGAGCGCGCCGCGCGGATCGGCCGCAACGCCGCGTCTCTCGGCGTTCCCACGCTGCGGGTTGTCCACGGCCGCGCACCGGAGGCGTTCGACAAGCTGCCAGCCCCGGATGCGGTCTTCGTAGGCGGCGCGGCGACGGTGCTCGGGGTGGTGACCGGCAGCCTCACCCGACTGTACCCGGGCACCTACCTCGATGAGGAGGTCCTCGGGCACTGCTCCCCGGACACCCAGCTCGTCGATACCCAGCATCTCGACCTCGACCAGATCATGGGTCACCTTCTCGAGACCGACCGGGACGGGCTCGAGGTCGTCCGGTTGGTGTCGGGAGACCCGTCGGTCTACTCGGCCCTGACCGAGCAGACCCGTCGCCTCGACGAGGCCGGCGTGGCCTGGGAGGTGACGCCGGGGGTGCCGGCCTACGCCGCTGCTGCCGCGCTGGTGGGTCGCGAGCTGACGGTGCCGCTGATCACCCAGTCCGTGGTGCTGACCCGCGCCCAGGCCAGATCGACGGCGATGCCTGAGACCGAGGCCCTTCGCCACTTCGCACGCACTCGCGCCACCCTCGTGATCCACCTGGCAACCACTCGGATCCGTGAGGTGATCAGCGAGCTGGTGGGCGAGTATGGCGCTGACTGCCCGGTGGTCGTGGTCTACCGAGCCAGCCAGACGGGTGAAGTAGTGCTCCACGGCACCGTCGCCGACATCGCCGAGCAGGTCGAGCACGCGGGCCTCCGGCAGGCCGCTGTGATCATGGTCGGGCGGGCTCTGGATCCCCGCGATGGTGGGGACTCCTACCTCTACGACCCGACGCGAGACCGCTCGACGAAGTCCTGACTCAGTCGACGAACCGCGGTGTCCACACGCTCCCGGACGCCGTACGACGTGTGGTCGAGGCCCCCACGATCAGCAGGCACTTCATGTCGATCGACTCCGGGTCGAGCTCGGCCAGCGTGGTGACGCGCAGCGACTCCTCCTCGCGGCCGATGTCGCGACCCACCACCACGACCGTGGCGGCGGACTTGTGCTCGAGCAGCAGCTTCTGGGCGCGCACGATCTGGTCGGTCCGGGAGCGGGACGCGGGGTTGTAGATCGCCAGCACGAGGTCGGCTTCAGCGATGGCCCGCAGCCGTCGTTCGACGACCGACCAGGGCTTGAGCCGGTCCGACAGGCTGACGACCGCGAAATCTGCGCCGATGGGCGCGCCCGCCCGTGCGGCTACGGCCTGCACCGCACTCACGCCGGGCAGCACCCGGATCGTCACCTCAGCGTAGGCCGGGTCGGCGGCGGCCTCGTGGACGGCCGAGGCCATCCCGAACACCCCGGCGTCCCCGCCGGAAACGACGGCGACCTTCTCTCCGCGCAGTGCAAGGTCGAGAGCCAGCCGGGCCCGGTCGAGCTCGACGGTGTTGCCTGAGGCATGCCTGGTCAGGCCGGCGCGTTGCGGCACCCGGTTCACGTACGGCGCGTAACCCACCACGTGGTCCACCTCGCGCAGCGCTGTGGTCGCCTCGGGAGTGATCCACCCCTCCGGGCCTGGACCGAGCCCGACCACCAGGAGCTCCGCGGTGTGCTCGACCGGCTCTGGCTGGGCGTGAGCTCGTCGCCCCGTCGGTTCCTGGTGCAGCGAGTCTCCCGGCACTACGATCAGCGAGAAGTACGGCACTGTCGCAGGGTCCACGTCCGCCACCGGAAGCCACCGCTGTTCGGGCATCGAGGCCCGTTCGACATAGAGCGCGTGCTCGAGCCGGCCCGCCTGCGCCAAGGCCGACCTGACGGCCGGGAAGGTGCGGCCCAGCTTCATGATGATCGCGCCGTCGGTGTCGGCCAGCCGTCGTGCGAGCTCGGCCTCGGGCAGCGTGCCCGGCAGGATCGTCAGCACGTCGGTCTGCCGCACCAGCGGCGACGCGACGGCTGCCGTGGCCGCGGCGAACGCCGGCACACCCGGAACGACCTCGGTCAGGAACCGCTCGGAGAGACGGTCATGCATGTACATGTAGGAGCCGTAGAACAGCGGGTCTCCCTCGGCGAGCAGCACCACCGTCCGACCGAGCTCGAGGTGCGCGGCCAGGCGGGCGGCCGACTGCTCGTAGAATTCCGCCATAGCTCCGGCATAACCCCCCGAATGTTCGGTGCGACCGGTCGTGACGGGGTAACGAAGCTCCTCCTCCAGAGCCGTTTTCGGGATCAGGCCGGAGGCGATACGGCGCGCGTTGGACTGCTTGCCCACCCCTGCGTGAAAGGCAATCACGTCGGCGCCGGCGATCAGCCGGGCCGCCTTGAGGGTCATCAGCTCGGGATCTCCGGGGCCGAGTCCGACACCGTAGAAGTGCCCGGTCACTCCTTCTCCTGAGCCAGCGCGTTGACGGCGGACGAGGTCATCGCCGAACCCCCGCGGCGCCCGCGCACCGTGACAAACGGGATGTCGATGCCGTGGTCCTGATGCAACGAGACGAGGGCCTCCTTGGACTCCGCCGCGCCGATGAAACCAACCGGGCAGCCAACGATCGCCGCGGGTCGGGGTGCCCCAGCGATCAGCATCTCCAACAGGTGGAACAGTGCCGTGGGCGCGTTGCCGATCGCCACGACGGCGCCCTCCAGGTGGGGCTCCCACAACGAGACAGCCGCGGCCGTCCGGGTCGTGCTCCACGCGGCGGCCAGACCGGGTACGCGCTCGTCGTTAAGGAAGCAGAGCACGTCGTTTTCGGCCGACAGTCGGCCGGCCGTGATGCCCATGGCGACCATCCGAGCATCGGCGAGGATCGGCGCTCCCGTCGACAGTGCGAGCCGGGCCGCCGGGGCCAGCCCCGGGTGGATCACAAGGTCGGGCACGAGGTCCACCTGGCCACTCCCATGCACCATCCGGACCGCGATCTTCTCGGCGTCAGCGGGGATACCGCCGAGGTTCGCCTCTCGACGGATGGTTGCGAAGGACTCCACGTAGATCGACGCCCCGTGGTCGATGTAGGTGTAGTGGCGCGGGGGGCGCCGCAGGTCGTTCATCGGGCCTCCTCGGACGGGACGAGGACGCCCCGCCACGGTGTGACGACCAGCTCCCGGTCATATCCGGCGAGCAGGCTGGCAAGGGCACGGTCGATGACACCCTGGGGAGCGGCAACGTGTTCGCCACCTGCGACGGGTCCGTACGGCAGGACCGGGCAGGTGACATTGGTTGCGGCCTCGCGCGGGCAGGGATCGACCAGCGGCTGCGCGAGCTCGTCGACGTGCCACGGCGCCAAGGGTCCGGCGCCGCGCTCGTGGAGGAAGCGCAGGGTCAGCTCGGTCAGTACCTGGGCGGCCGAGGTCAGCTCGATGACCGGCCCCCAACCGGTGGACCCGACGCGGAGTTGGGCGCTGGTGGCATCAAGCGCCATCAGTCCGAGGTCGGTCGGCCGGCCGGCCAGATCACCTCGACCGTCGTCGAGGACGAACAGGAACCGGCCAGGGAGCTCAGCAAACTGCGAGTTCGCGCACAGCAGTTCGTCGAGATCGGCGGCGACCGGTCGGAGGTCGGTGCGGCCGCCGCTGAGCCCGGTCTGGGGGGAGACCATGAGGTTGCGCACGAGCTCATGGGTCCTGGACGGGAGAAGCCCGGTCTCCTCGATCGACCGCACCACCTCCGGGAGCAGGTCGCCGGCACGAGTGGGGAGCCCGCGCAGCTGCAAGTTGGCCCGGCGGGTGAGGTGGACGTCGCCGTCGCCGTACTCGCAGGCGACAGTGCTCAGGGCTGCCAGCGACTCCGGAGCCAACTGTCCACCGACCAGTCGCAGCCTGACGAGGGCGCCGTCATCGGCTGACCACGGACGGAAGACGCCAGGGCAGAGATCGGGTCGTGACCGAAGGCTCGAGGTGGTCTGCACTGCTGTCCTCCGGGGGTCAGGGCTCGTGCGCGGAGTCCTCGGTTCCCGGCGGCGTTCGCCGCAGGGGCCAGCAGGTCTTCGGACTCGGGTTCATCCGGTGCGGAACGCCTTCCCGGATCCTTCGATCCAGTGGCTGTCGCGAGAACATCCTCGCAATCACGTTCCGTCCGTCACCCATACCGCTGCGCGTCAGTCCCGGAGTCTCACCGGGTTCCCTGACCCGCACAGATTCGTGCGGGTCGGCTGGCGCGACGAGGGTACCAACTCGAGGCGGACCCTTGCCGCGACAGGGCGA
This window encodes:
- a CDS encoding precorrin-8X methylmutase; this translates as MNDLRRPPRHYTYIDHGASIYVESFATIRREANLGGIPADAEKIAVRMVHGSGQVDLVPDLVIHPGLAPAARLALSTGAPILADARMVAMGITAGRLSAENDVLCFLNDERVPGLAAAWSTTRTAAAVSLWEPHLEGAVVAIGNAPTALFHLLEMLIAGAPRPAAIVGCPVGFIGAAESKEALVSLHQDHGIDIPFVTVRGRRGGSAMTSSAVNALAQEKE
- a CDS encoding magnesium chelatase subunit D family protein, with product MPQHYPFSAVVGSDDMALALLLTTISPDIGGVLVRGEKGTAKSTIVRALTTVLPPIDVVAGDRFSSDPRESTTLSPDGPFASDAKTEARPVRLVELPVGVTEDRVLGSLHLERALSEGRAEYEPGLLARAHRGILYVDEVNLLHDHLVDLLLDAAAMGRSTVERDGVSVEHAARFVLVGTMNPEEGELRPQLLDRFGLTVEVAASRDPAVRVDVVRRRLAYDADPDGFAATYDDAERALTARIVKSQEIVGTVHLSEQALWKIAEVCAAFDVDGMRADIVTARTAVAHAAWHGRTEVTREDIRAAARLALPHRRRRNPFDAPGLDEDLLDQVLGDDELPPEPPPEGDDQGDDDPIPGDAPEQAPEDDTHSEPGQPEALDDGTSEAPCDSTATPDEVQDHPAPAPTGSEDTTQATVTAGDPYRTKVFTVRGTGTGAAGRRSRAITQFGHRVGTTRPDGSGGSIHLIETIRAAAPHQAIRGRTTGALRFRGDDLRVASHEGKEANLILFCVDASGSMAARTRMEQVKTAILSLLLDAYRRRDKVGLVTFRGGAAELALPPTHSVEIAARRLAELPAGGRTPLAEGLLEAARVLEVERVRDPRRRPLLVVLTDGRATAGADAVARSHQAARLLAAHNVGAVVIDCESGPMRLGLARTLAEHLLAEHVPVAEVSVSALTHTVHERVA
- a CDS encoding cobalt-precorrin-4/precorrin-4 C(11)-methyltransferase, with the translated sequence MRAHPTCTTVAVEADPERAARIGRNAASLGVPTLRVVHGRAPEAFDKLPAPDAVFVGGAATVLGVVTGSLTRLYPGTYLDEEVLGHCSPDTQLVDTQHLDLDQIMGHLLETDRDGLEVVRLVSGDPSVYSALTEQTRRLDEAGVAWEVTPGVPAYAAAAALVGRELTVPLITQSVVLTRAQARSTAMPETEALRHFARTRATLVIHLATTRIREVISELVGEYGADCPVVVVYRASQTGEVVLHGTVADIAEQVEHAGLRQAAVIMVGRALDPRDGGDSYLYDPTRDRSTKS
- the cobJ gene encoding precorrin-3B C(17)-methyltransferase, giving the protein MTLKAARLIAGADVIAFHAGVGKQSNARRIASGLIPKTALEEELRYPVTTGRTEHSGGYAGAMAEFYEQSAARLAAHLELGRTVVLLAEGDPLFYGSYMYMHDRLSERFLTEVVPGVPAFAAATAAVASPLVRQTDVLTILPGTLPEAELARRLADTDGAIIMKLGRTFPAVRSALAQAGRLEHALYVERASMPEQRWLPVADVDPATVPYFSLIVVPGDSLHQEPTGRRAHAQPEPVEHTAELLVVGLGPGPEGWITPEATTALREVDHVVGYAPYVNRVPQRAGLTRHASGNTVELDRARLALDLALRGEKVAVVSGGDAGVFGMASAVHEAAADPAYAEVTIRVLPGVSAVQAVAARAGAPIGADFAVVSLSDRLKPWSVVERRLRAIAEADLVLAIYNPASRSRTDQIVRAQKLLLEHKSAATVVVVGRDIGREEESLRVTTLAELDPESIDMKCLLIVGASTTRRTASGSVWTPRFVD